One region of Agrobacterium tumefaciens genomic DNA includes:
- a CDS encoding anti-sigma factor family protein: MKRPDAITEDDLHAYVDGLLSDDDRAAVEAWLTERPQERERVEDWKKQAETLRAAFAAYAAEHPHDTAMLAERKQAPAWRLKPVLLRTAAVLLIFAAGAAAGRLVPPPLATQQDVVLASLTTDIPAQAKSAYLIYASEVRHPVEVGAEQQQHLATWLGKRLGYPFAIPDLSKIGYDLVGGRLIPVSGKPGAMLMYQDKTGRRVTVLVGHNEENRTTSFRMASADGVETFYWIDNELGYAVSAELTRAEVQKIAEECYRQFPA, translated from the coding sequence ATGAAAAGGCCCGATGCCATTACCGAAGACGATCTGCACGCTTATGTCGATGGGCTTTTGTCCGACGACGACCGCGCGGCTGTCGAGGCCTGGCTGACCGAAAGGCCGCAGGAGCGGGAGCGTGTGGAAGACTGGAAAAAACAGGCTGAAACCCTGCGAGCCGCATTCGCCGCCTATGCCGCCGAACATCCGCACGACACCGCGATGCTTGCCGAAAGAAAACAGGCGCCCGCGTGGCGGCTGAAACCGGTTCTTCTGCGAACGGCAGCTGTGTTGCTGATCTTCGCGGCGGGTGCGGCAGCCGGCAGGCTTGTGCCGCCGCCGCTCGCCACGCAGCAGGACGTGGTTCTGGCGTCGTTGACGACTGACATTCCCGCGCAGGCGAAATCGGCCTATCTCATCTATGCAAGCGAGGTGCGCCACCCCGTTGAAGTTGGAGCCGAACAGCAGCAGCACCTTGCAACATGGCTCGGCAAAAGGCTCGGTTATCCCTTCGCCATCCCCGATCTTTCCAAGATCGGATATGATCTCGTCGGCGGGCGCCTGATCCCCGTCAGCGGCAAGCCAGGGGCGATGCTGATGTATCAGGACAAGACCGGCCGCCGGGTAACGGTGCTGGTCGGCCACAACGAGGAAAACCGCACCACCAGCTTCCGCATGGCGAGCGCCGATGGCGTCGAGACCTTTTACTGGATCGACAACGAACTCGGCTATGCGGTTTCTGCCGAACTGACGCGCGCCGAGGTGCAGAAGATCGCCGAGGAATGTTACCGCCAGTTCCCTGCGTAG
- a CDS encoding LysE family translocator: MTVETLVALVLFAFTTSITPGPNNMMLFASGVNFGFRRTIPHMLGIGAGFLSLLIGVGFGLGALLHSVPLLYTALKFAGGLYLVWIAWKIGTSRSLNEGAAASVPMSFLAAAAFQWVNPKAWVMAVTAMATYTDERQYLVTVLIVGVVFAAVNLPSVSTWAGFGSALRDWLSVPVRLKWFNITMAVLLVVSLWPMLK, encoded by the coding sequence ATGACTGTCGAAACCCTCGTCGCGCTGGTGCTGTTTGCCTTCACAACCTCCATTACGCCCGGCCCGAACAATATGATGCTTTTTGCCTCCGGCGTGAATTTCGGTTTCCGCCGCACGATCCCGCATATGCTGGGCATCGGGGCGGGGTTCCTGTCATTGCTGATCGGCGTCGGATTTGGGCTTGGCGCGCTGCTGCACTCCGTGCCCTTGCTCTATACCGCGCTGAAATTCGCGGGCGGACTTTATCTCGTCTGGATCGCGTGGAAGATCGGCACGTCCCGCAGCCTGAACGAGGGTGCTGCTGCATCAGTGCCGATGAGCTTTCTTGCCGCCGCAGCCTTTCAGTGGGTCAATCCCAAGGCTTGGGTAATGGCCGTGACGGCGATGGCGACCTATACGGATGAGCGGCAATATCTCGTCACCGTTTTGATCGTCGGCGTGGTTTTCGCCGCAGTCAATCTTCCCAGCGTTTCGACCTGGGCGGGCTTCGGCTCGGCCCTGCGCGACTGGCTTTCCGTTCCCGTGCGGCTCAAATGGTTCAACATCACCATGGCCGTCCTTCTCGTCGTCAGCCTCTGGCCGATGTTGAAATAG
- a CDS encoding aldo/keto reductase, translating to MYDDIPSVTLPSGKEIPALGLGTWNMGEMRSSAPQEVESIRKAIDLGMTLIDTAEMYADGRSEEVVGTAIAGRRDEVFLVSKVYPWNASARGTIEACERSLARLGTDRLDLYLLHWRGDHPLDETVAAFEKLKKAGKIGDWGVSNFDTDDMEELFAVPDGKNCAANQVLYNLSRRGPEFSLLPWCQWHSVPLMAYSPIEQGRILNNHELIRIAKAYQATPAQLALAFLLEREGVIAIPKSASAARVEENRGATDLEITDEDWAALDAAFPPPTRKTALEML from the coding sequence ATGTATGACGACATTCCTTCCGTCACCCTGCCATCCGGAAAAGAGATACCAGCCCTTGGCCTCGGCACCTGGAACATGGGCGAGATGAGATCATCGGCTCCGCAGGAAGTCGAGAGCATTCGCAAGGCGATCGATCTCGGCATGACGCTGATCGACACGGCCGAAATGTATGCAGACGGCCGATCCGAAGAGGTGGTGGGCACGGCGATTGCCGGCCGGCGCGACGAGGTGTTTCTGGTCAGCAAGGTCTATCCCTGGAACGCCAGCGCCCGAGGCACGATTGAGGCCTGCGAGCGCAGCCTCGCAAGGCTCGGCACCGACCGGCTCGATCTCTATCTGCTGCATTGGCGTGGTGATCACCCGCTGGACGAAACGGTGGCCGCTTTCGAAAAGCTGAAAAAAGCCGGCAAGATCGGCGACTGGGGCGTCTCGAATTTCGACACCGACGACATGGAGGAGCTTTTCGCTGTTCCCGACGGTAAGAATTGCGCCGCCAATCAGGTGCTCTACAATCTCTCCCGGCGTGGACCGGAATTTTCGCTTCTGCCCTGGTGTCAGTGGCACAGCGTGCCGCTGATGGCCTATTCACCAATCGAACAGGGGCGCATCCTCAACAACCACGAACTCATCCGCATCGCCAAGGCCTATCAGGCTACGCCTGCGCAACTGGCACTGGCCTTTCTTCTGGAAAGAGAAGGCGTCATCGCCATTCCAAAATCCGCCAGCGCCGCACGCGTGGAGGAGAACCGAGGTGCCACCGATCTCGAAATCACCGATGAGGACTGGGCCGCGCTGGATGCCGCCTTCCCACCACCGACACGCAAGACGGCGCTGGAAATGCTGTGA
- a CDS encoding SRPBCC family protein, whose translation MADIAMPDAYGRLVEPTTLKIERLLPGPIERVWAYLTQSDLRRRWLASGEMRLAPDAPFELVWRNDELSDPPGSRPEGFSEENRMTSRIITVVAPHRLVFTWGESAEVSIELQALGKDVLLTLVHRRLADRTTKLNVSAGWHAHLDILAARLQEKEPGPFWDSWLGLKEEYERRIP comes from the coding sequence ATGGCTGATATTGCAATGCCTGACGCCTATGGCCGGCTCGTCGAGCCGACAACACTAAAGATAGAACGGCTCCTGCCGGGACCAATCGAGCGGGTCTGGGCCTATCTGACACAGAGCGACCTTCGCCGCCGGTGGCTGGCGTCCGGCGAGATGCGGCTTGCGCCCGACGCACCATTTGAACTCGTCTGGCGCAACGACGAGCTTTCCGACCCGCCGGGCAGCCGCCCGGAAGGTTTTTCCGAAGAGAACAGGATGACCTCACGCATCATCACTGTCGTTGCGCCGCACCGCCTCGTCTTCACCTGGGGTGAGAGCGCAGAAGTGTCGATCGAGCTTCAGGCTCTGGGGAAGGATGTGCTTCTGACACTGGTTCACCGCCGGCTTGCGGATCGCACGACCAAGCTCAATGTCAGCGCCGGCTGGCATGCGCATCTCGACATTCTCGCCGCCCGTCTTCAGGAAAAGGAACCGGGGCCTTTCTGGGATAGCTGGCTGGGGCTGAAAGAGGAATATGAGCGCCGCATACCGTAA
- a CDS encoding ArsR/SmtB family transcription factor, whose translation MVELSVPHLDTVFHALGDATRRTMLRDLSRGERTVSQLAEPFDISLAAASKHIKALENAGLIRREVRGRTHVCRLAPERLAEAHEWLDFYRQFWNSRLDILEQMLREDDQGKSPADGGNDNG comes from the coding sequence ATGGTTGAATTATCTGTTCCACATCTCGACACTGTCTTTCATGCCCTTGGCGATGCGACGCGGCGCACGATGCTGCGCGATCTATCCCGTGGCGAGCGAACGGTGAGCCAGTTGGCCGAGCCGTTCGACATATCGCTGGCTGCGGCATCCAAGCACATCAAGGCGCTGGAAAACGCCGGGCTTATCCGCCGTGAGGTGAGGGGGCGTACCCATGTCTGCCGCCTTGCGCCGGAACGGTTGGCAGAGGCGCATGAATGGCTGGATTTCTACCGGCAGTTCTGGAACAGCCGCCTCGATATTCTTGAGCAGATGCTCAGGGAGGATGATCAGGGAAAATCCCCTGCAGATGGAGGAAATGACAATGGCTGA
- the ilvN gene encoding acetolactate synthase small subunit has protein sequence MNAHLQPTGSAYFIQKETAAVENHTLSVLVSNEPGVLARVIGLFSGRGYNIESLTVSETEHEAHLSRITIVTRGTPIVLEQIKAQLERIVPVHRVLDLTVRARELGQERPIEREVALIKVAGSGEARAETLRLADAFQAKVVDATVEHFIFEITGKSSKIDQFVAIIKPLGLIEICRTGIAAMNRGSQGM, from the coding sequence ATGAACGCACACCTACAACCCACCGGCTCCGCCTATTTCATCCAGAAGGAAACGGCTGCCGTCGAAAATCACACGCTGTCGGTTCTCGTCAGCAACGAGCCGGGCGTTCTCGCCCGGGTCATCGGCCTGTTTTCCGGCCGGGGTTACAACATCGAAAGCCTGACGGTTTCGGAAACCGAGCATGAGGCGCATCTGTCGCGCATCACGATCGTAACGCGCGGCACACCTATCGTGCTGGAGCAGATCAAGGCGCAGCTGGAACGCATCGTTCCTGTGCACCGAGTGCTCGATCTTACCGTTCGCGCCCGCGAACTCGGGCAGGAACGGCCGATCGAGCGTGAAGTAGCGCTGATCAAGGTCGCCGGTTCGGGTGAAGCCCGCGCCGAGACGCTGCGTCTTGCGGATGCGTTTCAGGCCAAGGTGGTGGACGCGACAGTCGAGCATTTCATCTTCGAAATTACCGGCAAGTCGTCCAAGATCGACCAGTTCGTGGCCATCATCAAACCGCTCGGCCTGATCGAGATCTGCCGCACGGGTATTGCAGCCATGAACCGCGGTTCGCAGGGGATGTGA
- a CDS encoding acetolactate synthase 3 large subunit, whose protein sequence is MTDKDNTENSNSMTGAEIVLKALKDNGVEHIFGYPGGAVLPIYDEIFQQEDIQHILVRHEQGAGHAAEGYARSTGKVGVMLVTSGPGATNAVTPLQDALMDSIPLVCLSGQVPTSLIGSDAFQECDTVGITRPCTKHNWLVKDVNELAGIIHEAFRIAQTGRPGPVVVDIPKDIQFATGTYTPPSAAIQQKSYKPKVQGDLNAIHAAIELMSKAKKPVFYTGGGVINSGPEATRLLRELVELTGFPITSTLMGLGAYPASGKNWLGMLGMHGSYEANMTMHDCDVLVCIGARFDDRITGRLNAFSPNSKKIHVDIDPSSINKTVRVDVPIIGDVSHVLEDMVRLWRALPKKPEKTQTADWWLQIERWRARNSFAYKNSNDVIMPQYALQRLYEASKGRETFITTEVGQHQMWAAQFFGFEEPNHWMTSGGLGTMGYGLPAAIGVQVAHPEALVIDIAGDASIQMCIQEMSCAIQYGLPVKIFILNNQYMGMVRQWQQLLHGNRLSNSYTEAMPDFVKLAEAYGAVGMYCDDPKELDDKIAEMIAVNRPVIFDCRVANLANCFPMIPSGKAHNEMLLPDEATDEAVANAIDAKGRQLV, encoded by the coding sequence ATGACGGATAAGGATAATACGGAAAACAGCAATAGCATGACAGGTGCGGAGATTGTTCTGAAGGCGCTGAAGGACAACGGCGTCGAGCACATCTTCGGTTATCCTGGTGGTGCCGTGCTTCCGATCTACGACGAGATTTTCCAGCAGGAAGACATTCAGCATATTCTCGTACGTCACGAGCAGGGTGCCGGCCATGCTGCCGAAGGTTATGCCCGCTCCACCGGCAAGGTCGGTGTCATGCTCGTTACCTCCGGCCCCGGCGCCACCAATGCGGTCACCCCGCTGCAGGATGCGCTGATGGATTCCATTCCGCTCGTCTGCCTCTCCGGCCAGGTTCCGACATCGCTGATCGGCTCCGACGCATTTCAGGAATGCGATACCGTCGGCATTACGCGCCCCTGCACCAAGCACAACTGGCTGGTAAAGGACGTCAACGAACTGGCGGGCATCATCCATGAGGCCTTCCGCATCGCACAGACCGGTCGTCCCGGCCCCGTCGTTGTCGATATTCCGAAGGACATCCAGTTCGCCACCGGCACCTATACGCCGCCTTCCGCCGCCATTCAGCAGAAGAGCTACAAGCCGAAGGTTCAGGGCGATCTCAACGCCATTCACGCGGCCATCGAATTGATGTCTAAGGCAAAGAAGCCGGTTTTCTATACCGGTGGCGGTGTCATCAACTCCGGCCCGGAAGCGACACGGCTGCTGCGCGAACTGGTAGAGCTGACCGGTTTCCCGATCACCTCGACGCTGATGGGTCTCGGCGCCTATCCGGCTTCCGGCAAGAACTGGCTCGGCATGCTGGGCATGCACGGTTCATACGAAGCCAATATGACAATGCATGATTGCGACGTGCTGGTCTGCATCGGCGCACGTTTCGACGACCGTATTACCGGACGCCTGAATGCGTTTTCGCCGAATTCCAAGAAGATTCACGTCGATATCGATCCGTCCTCGATCAACAAGACCGTACGCGTCGACGTTCCGATCATTGGCGACGTCAGCCATGTTCTGGAAGATATGGTTCGCCTGTGGCGCGCTTTGCCGAAAAAGCCGGAAAAAACGCAGACCGCGGACTGGTGGCTGCAGATCGAGCGCTGGCGCGCCCGCAACTCCTTTGCCTACAAGAATTCCAACGATGTCATCATGCCGCAATATGCATTGCAGCGTCTTTACGAGGCATCGAAGGGGCGGGAGACCTTCATCACCACCGAAGTTGGCCAGCACCAGATGTGGGCGGCGCAGTTCTTCGGCTTCGAGGAGCCGAACCACTGGATGACCTCGGGCGGTCTCGGTACCATGGGATACGGCCTGCCGGCAGCTATCGGCGTTCAGGTCGCACATCCGGAAGCACTGGTTATCGACATTGCCGGTGATGCCTCGATCCAGATGTGCATTCAGGAAATGTCCTGCGCCATCCAGTACGGTCTGCCGGTGAAGATTTTCATCCTCAACAACCAGTATATGGGCATGGTGCGGCAGTGGCAGCAGTTGCTGCACGGCAACCGCCTGTCCAACTCCTATACCGAAGCCATGCCTGACTTCGTCAAACTGGCGGAAGCCTATGGCGCGGTTGGCATGTATTGCGACGATCCGAAGGAACTGGACGACAAGATCGCCGAGATGATTGCGGTCAACAGGCCGGTCATCTTCGATTGCCGCGTTGCCAATCTCGCCAATTGCTTCCCGATGATCCCATCTGGTAAAGCCCATAACGAGATGCTGTTGCCGGATGAGGCGACGGATGAAGCTGTTGCCAACGCCATCGATGCCAAGGGCCGTCAGCTAGTCTGA
- a CDS encoding ATP-binding protein → MNSDEFHRASRMDENERRSGQQPANRMLGRVIACDGAHATIAAETEIGSTDVAQLWSVGRLISIEMGTSRVAALVYAMRTGEEHWSSDKPNRLLIDVELVGEVYRTEDGSERFSTGISRYPYLGAVAHRIRTGDLSKIYDSGKRDTCVIGKLTQDDTIGAAINIQQMLAKHFAVVGSTGVGKTTAVSLLLNKAIETDPKLRVLILDPHNEFAAAFPDHSVVIDTDTLDLPFWLMRLEEFAEVIFRGRKPVPEEMDVLRDIIPEAKKAFRGTDGSAVRRTSDKSAITPDTPVPYRMADILALIDERIGRLEGRGEKPTLRSLKGRILSAINDTRYNFMFSSNTISDTILETVAHIFRIPGEGKPISVFQLSGIPSEVVNSVVSVLCRMSFELAVLARGSLHMLVVCEEAHRYVPADPERGFFPTRQAIAQIAKEGRKYGISLGVISQRPSELDQTILSQCSTVFAMRLTNEIDQKIILSAVPNASTSTTSFLSSIGNGEAIAFGEAVGVPMRMRFDRVSTAKLPKANGAVSHTPHETPDTVDLNTIVSRMRAVAKPVITGFQQSVEAAFSDMQEPMSAPREADDVDRWKRELGTAATEGYEPYRPDMLPGRTTLAPQSPATVTDTSAVNELRKVGFQMQAQSGPPPSETRPSLRESLMKKPLGSLYRKD, encoded by the coding sequence GTGAATAGTGACGAGTTTCATAGAGCGTCCCGCATGGACGAAAACGAACGGCGATCCGGCCAGCAGCCGGCTAACCGCATGCTCGGCCGCGTCATCGCCTGTGATGGCGCCCATGCGACAATCGCCGCAGAAACGGAAATCGGCTCAACCGATGTCGCGCAGCTCTGGTCCGTCGGACGCCTGATCTCGATCGAAATGGGAACGAGCCGCGTCGCCGCACTGGTATACGCCATGCGCACGGGCGAAGAACACTGGTCGTCGGACAAGCCGAACCGGCTGCTGATCGACGTGGAACTCGTTGGCGAAGTCTACCGCACCGAAGATGGCAGCGAACGTTTTTCCACCGGCATTTCCCGTTACCCCTACCTGGGCGCGGTCGCGCATCGCATCCGCACGGGAGACCTTTCCAAGATCTATGACAGCGGCAAGCGAGACACATGCGTCATTGGTAAGCTGACGCAGGACGACACGATTGGCGCGGCCATCAACATCCAGCAGATGCTGGCGAAACATTTCGCCGTCGTCGGCTCGACGGGCGTGGGCAAAACCACCGCCGTCTCCCTTCTTCTGAACAAGGCGATCGAGACGGACCCGAAGCTGCGTGTCCTCATTCTCGATCCGCACAATGAATTTGCGGCCGCCTTTCCCGATCATTCTGTCGTCATCGACACCGACACGCTCGACCTTCCCTTCTGGCTGATGCGCCTTGAAGAATTCGCGGAAGTGATTTTCCGCGGACGCAAGCCCGTACCGGAAGAGATGGACGTCCTTCGCGACATCATTCCGGAAGCGAAAAAGGCATTTCGCGGCACAGATGGCTCCGCCGTTCGCCGCACGTCCGACAAGAGCGCGATCACGCCCGACACGCCGGTGCCTTACCGCATGGCCGATATTCTCGCCCTCATCGACGAGCGCATCGGGCGGCTGGAAGGGCGCGGCGAAAAGCCGACCCTGCGATCCCTCAAGGGCCGCATCCTCTCGGCCATCAACGATACGCGCTATAACTTCATGTTCTCCAGCAATACGATCAGCGACACCATTCTGGAAACGGTGGCGCATATCTTCCGTATTCCAGGAGAAGGCAAGCCGATTTCGGTTTTCCAGCTGTCCGGCATCCCCTCGGAAGTGGTGAACTCGGTCGTCTCCGTCCTTTGCCGTATGTCCTTCGAACTCGCGGTGCTGGCGCGCGGCTCGCTTCATATGCTTGTCGTCTGCGAAGAAGCGCACCGTTATGTTCCCGCCGACCCTGAGCGCGGATTTTTCCCGACCCGGCAGGCGATCGCGCAGATCGCCAAGGAAGGCCGCAAATACGGTATTTCGCTTGGCGTCATCAGCCAGCGTCCGAGTGAGCTGGACCAGACCATCCTGTCGCAGTGCTCGACCGTTTTTGCCATGCGGCTGACGAACGAGATCGACCAGAAGATCATTCTGTCCGCCGTACCGAACGCCTCAACCTCGACCACCAGTTTCCTCTCGTCCATCGGCAATGGCGAGGCAATCGCCTTTGGCGAGGCGGTGGGCGTACCGATGCGCATGCGCTTCGACCGCGTCTCCACGGCAAAATTGCCGAAGGCAAACGGCGCAGTCAGCCATACGCCCCACGAAACGCCCGATACAGTCGATCTGAACACCATCGTCAGCCGCATGCGCGCGGTAGCCAAGCCGGTCATCACCGGCTTCCAGCAAAGCGTCGAAGCGGCCTTCTCCGATATGCAGGAACCGATGTCAGCTCCCAGGGAAGCGGACGACGTCGATCGCTGGAAACGCGAACTGGGGACGGCGGCGACAGAAGGATACGAACCCTACCGCCCCGACATGCTGCCCGGACGCACAACCCTCGCGCCACAGTCGCCCGCAACGGTAACGGATACCAGCGCTGTCAACGAATTGCGCAAAGTCGGCTTCCAGATGCAGGCACAAAGTGGCCCGCCTCCATCAGAGACACGCCCTTCACTGCGGGAGAGCCTGATGAAAAAGCCGCTAGGCAGCCTTTACCGCAAGGACTGA